One Alicyclobacillus acidoterrestris DNA window includes the following coding sequences:
- a CDS encoding phage holin family protein has protein sequence MHIIGTIIRFVVSALVLMLVGYLVPGFGVMGFWSAILAAIVIAVLGWAVEQIFGRRISPYGRGIVGFISGAVVIYIAQLFVPGMRASILGALLASLVIGIIDLFVPTNFRGRNTDGT, from the coding sequence ATGCACATCATCGGCACCATCATCCGCTTTGTCGTATCTGCACTCGTCCTGATGCTCGTGGGTTACTTAGTACCCGGCTTTGGCGTGATGGGTTTCTGGTCGGCAATTTTGGCCGCCATCGTGATCGCCGTGCTCGGGTGGGCAGTGGAACAGATCTTTGGTCGACGGATTTCACCGTACGGACGAGGTATCGTTGGATTCATCTCAGGTGCGGTCGTGATTTACATCGCACAGTTGTTCGTTCCAGGGATGCGCGCGAGCATCCTCGGTGCGCTGTTAGCGTCACTCGTCATTGGTATCATCGACTTGTTCGTCCCCACCAACTTTCGTGGGCGAAACACCGACGGAACGTAA
- a CDS encoding CvpA family protein, giving the protein MSSFDVLDFIFFGVIALGGVNGYRLGVVRQVTRLFGAVIAYFVSYWLRPYVAPVIQNMHVFSNAAKPSAASFLFGNLSGAIAFGLVFLVTFLLLRYAAGLLDALFSLPVLSFVNRMVGLVAGVALAILFVFVVAMILHYVNTPVIQQQLNHSSVAQWLDGKQVQSAIHSRIAD; this is encoded by the coding sequence TTGAGCAGTTTTGACGTATTGGATTTCATTTTTTTCGGGGTCATCGCCCTGGGTGGCGTGAACGGTTATCGACTCGGCGTCGTACGGCAAGTGACTCGCTTATTTGGGGCGGTCATCGCCTATTTCGTATCCTATTGGTTACGGCCGTACGTCGCGCCCGTGATTCAGAACATGCATGTGTTCTCAAACGCTGCGAAACCGTCTGCCGCCAGTTTCCTGTTTGGCAACTTGTCTGGTGCCATCGCGTTTGGCCTCGTGTTTCTGGTGACATTTTTGTTGCTTCGATACGCAGCTGGGTTGCTTGACGCGTTGTTCAGTTTGCCTGTTTTGTCGTTTGTCAATCGTATGGTAGGCCTTGTCGCCGGCGTCGCCTTAGCAATTTTGTTCGTATTTGTCGTCGCCATGATTTTGCACTATGTAAATACACCTGTGATTCAACAGCAGTTGAACCACTCAAGCGTTGCCCAATGGTTGGACGGAAAACAGGTACAATCGGCGATTCATTCGCGAATCGCCGATTGA
- a CDS encoding cell division protein ZapA, translating into MDNDSINRVRVTIHGMEYTLRGSAPTSHLYAVAETVDKLMTEISNTSTYMDERRVAVLTALNLADELERLKKEYYDLLSLLDEKTRGDTSS; encoded by the coding sequence ATGGACAACGACTCAATCAATCGGGTAAGGGTCACCATTCACGGAATGGAGTATACGCTCAGAGGTTCTGCTCCGACCTCACATTTATATGCGGTTGCCGAGACAGTGGACAAGCTGATGACCGAGATTTCGAATACGTCAACCTATATGGATGAACGGCGTGTGGCCGTATTGACTGCGCTCAACCTCGCAGATGAACTGGAGCGCTTGAAAAAGGAATACTATGACTTGCTCAGCTTGCTGGACGAAAAGACACGAGGTGACACTTCTTCTTGA
- the pheT gene encoding phenylalanine--tRNA ligase subunit beta, whose protein sequence is MKVSYQWLSEYVDLRDMSPEQLAEALTRGGLAVDGIAPRNQGVEGVVVGLVRDMEQHPDADRLHVCQVDVGQGELLKIVCGAPNVQPGQKVPVALPGAKLPGDKQIKRAKLRGVTSNGMLCSAAEIGLDTRLLPQNQTVGLYILPEDTEIGADIVQVLHLDDYVLDIDLTPNRSDCLSIRGLAYEIAALTGKQTTFPTDIDVALPNEPSPIRVRIESDRCTRYDALVLTDLQAVPSPLWMQMRLLSMGVRPIDVIVDVTNYVMLEWGQPLHAFDAGRIADSTIVVRQAKSEETLVTLDGTERRLDNDMLVIADPEKAIGLAGVMGGENSEIHSSTTRVVIESARFDAPSTRRTGQKLGLRSEAQQRFEKGIDPAVVRTALLRATQLLVQFAGGQISGGVATATTDAESALAQRVPFSPNRCRELLGCDISDEMMHELFRRLGFTVVEDSENWIVNVPSRRPDIALAADLVEEVARLYGYDNIPSTLPLGPVTTGNRDARQHILEQVRNTLVTRGLFEVRTYAFTSPEAYAPLQLAEGDRMLNMIPLAYPMSDERRVLRTHLLPSLAEVARYNLAHRVDGGAVFEFGRTYEADALPITQQPREREVVAMMWFGTLPDSLHERARPYDFYDAKGAVEQVLDGFGIDVQYERAQVSWLHPGRSAAIVCDGQRIGFVGEIHPTTAAGYDLSTTLYAELEVEQLVKRHTTSLLVESLPRFPGARRDLALVVNKDVLVGKMLECIDGLRSKREILRSASVFDVYEGKGIAEHQKSIALALYFGANERTLTDAEIDEAVQEVLQALEAQFDAHLRG, encoded by the coding sequence GTGAAAGTATCATATCAATGGCTGAGTGAATATGTAGATCTCCGCGATATGTCTCCCGAACAGCTGGCGGAGGCGCTCACGCGTGGCGGATTGGCGGTTGACGGAATAGCGCCGCGCAACCAGGGGGTTGAGGGCGTCGTCGTGGGACTTGTCCGCGACATGGAGCAGCATCCGGACGCAGACAGGCTGCACGTTTGTCAGGTCGACGTCGGACAGGGCGAGTTGTTGAAAATTGTCTGCGGGGCACCGAATGTGCAACCTGGGCAGAAGGTACCCGTGGCGCTGCCGGGTGCGAAGTTGCCAGGGGACAAGCAAATCAAGCGGGCGAAGTTGCGCGGCGTCACGTCGAACGGAATGCTCTGTTCTGCCGCGGAAATCGGTCTCGATACGCGACTTTTGCCGCAGAATCAAACGGTAGGCTTGTATATTCTGCCGGAGGACACGGAGATTGGCGCAGATATCGTCCAAGTTCTGCACCTCGATGATTACGTTCTCGATATCGACTTGACGCCGAATCGCAGTGACTGTTTGTCCATCCGTGGCCTCGCATATGAAATTGCGGCGCTGACTGGCAAACAAACGACGTTCCCGACGGATATCGACGTGGCGCTGCCGAATGAACCGTCACCGATTCGCGTTCGGATTGAAAGTGACCGTTGTACCCGCTACGACGCGCTGGTACTCACTGATTTGCAAGCTGTGCCGTCGCCGCTGTGGATGCAAATGCGGTTGTTGTCGATGGGCGTTCGCCCGATTGATGTCATTGTCGATGTCACGAACTATGTGATGTTGGAATGGGGCCAGCCGTTGCATGCGTTTGATGCCGGCAGGATTGCTGACTCGACGATTGTCGTCCGGCAAGCGAAGTCTGAGGAGACGCTTGTCACCTTGGACGGAACAGAGCGACGTCTCGACAACGACATGTTGGTGATTGCAGATCCGGAAAAAGCCATCGGACTCGCCGGCGTGATGGGCGGAGAAAACAGCGAAATCCATTCGTCGACGACGCGCGTCGTGATCGAATCTGCGAGATTTGACGCACCGTCGACTCGCCGTACAGGGCAAAAGTTAGGCTTGCGCTCGGAGGCGCAACAGCGCTTTGAAAAAGGGATTGATCCGGCCGTCGTCCGCACCGCACTTCTGCGCGCGACACAATTGCTTGTGCAGTTTGCCGGTGGACAGATATCTGGGGGCGTTGCTACAGCCACGACGGATGCCGAGAGCGCGTTGGCACAGCGCGTTCCATTTTCGCCGAACCGGTGCCGCGAATTGCTCGGGTGCGACATCAGCGACGAAATGATGCACGAGTTGTTCCGGCGACTCGGGTTTACGGTGGTGGAAGACAGCGAAAATTGGATTGTCAACGTTCCGTCCCGCAGACCAGACATCGCGCTTGCGGCGGACTTGGTTGAAGAAGTGGCTCGTTTGTACGGCTACGACAATATTCCGTCGACGCTGCCGCTGGGACCTGTGACGACAGGCAATCGAGATGCCCGTCAGCACATCCTGGAACAGGTTCGCAATACGTTGGTCACACGCGGCCTGTTCGAAGTGCGCACCTATGCATTTACGTCTCCAGAGGCGTATGCACCGCTCCAATTGGCAGAAGGGGACCGTATGCTCAACATGATCCCGCTGGCGTATCCGATGTCGGATGAGCGACGGGTCCTCCGCACGCATCTTTTGCCAAGCCTGGCCGAGGTGGCACGTTACAATTTGGCGCACCGGGTCGATGGCGGTGCGGTGTTTGAGTTTGGACGTACGTATGAAGCAGATGCGTTGCCCATCACACAGCAACCGCGCGAACGGGAAGTTGTCGCGATGATGTGGTTTGGTACGCTGCCAGACAGTTTGCACGAGCGCGCGCGTCCATACGACTTTTACGATGCCAAGGGAGCTGTCGAACAGGTGTTAGATGGTTTTGGTATCGACGTGCAGTATGAACGGGCGCAAGTGTCTTGGCTGCACCCCGGCAGATCTGCCGCAATTGTCTGTGATGGTCAGCGAATTGGCTTTGTCGGAGAGATTCATCCGACCACTGCAGCGGGATACGATTTGTCGACGACACTGTACGCTGAACTCGAAGTGGAGCAATTGGTCAAGCGGCACACGACTTCGCTCCTCGTTGAATCTTTGCCGCGCTTTCCAGGTGCCCGTCGCGATTTGGCGCTCGTCGTGAACAAAGACGTGCTGGTTGGCAAGATGCTCGAGTGTATTGATGGACTGAGGTCCAAGCGAGAAATCTTGAGATCCGCCAGTGTGTTCGACGTGTACGAAGGCAAAGGAATTGCCGAGCATCAAAAGAGCATCGCACTCGCGTTGTACTTTGGCGCAAATGAGCGAACGCTGACGGATGCCGAAATCGACGAAGCCGTGCAGGAAGTACTTCAGGCGCTCGAGGCCCAATTCGATGCGCATTTGCGTGGATAG
- the pheS gene encoding phenylalanine--tRNA ligase subunit alpha, whose protein sequence is MKQELATLHAKALQELDDVQDTKRLGEWRVAYLGKKSELTTLSKQMGQLDAQTRPLFGQLLNERRQALEGAFTSKRESIEAAEQNARLAAETIDITLPGRHRDVGAVHPISRVIRDIEDIFLGMGFMIADGPEVETDRYNFEMLNLPKDHPARDMQDTFYITEELLMRTHTSPMQVRTMEQMHPHAPIKVIVPGRVYRRDEDDATHSHAFTQIEGLVVDKGIRMSDLKGVLEAFAKALFGEHQRVRLRPSYFPFTEPSAEVDLVCVHCQGHGCRVCKDTGWIEILGAGMVHPRVLDMAGYDSSIYSGFAFGMGPERIAMLKYGITDIRQLYQNDLRLLRQFAKV, encoded by the coding sequence TTGAAACAAGAATTGGCTACGCTGCACGCCAAAGCGCTGCAAGAATTGGATGATGTGCAGGATACCAAGCGCTTAGGCGAATGGCGCGTCGCGTATTTGGGGAAAAAGAGCGAATTGACGACGTTATCGAAGCAGATGGGACAATTGGATGCACAGACCCGTCCGCTCTTCGGACAGTTGTTAAATGAACGCCGTCAAGCGCTGGAAGGTGCATTTACCAGCAAACGCGAATCGATTGAGGCCGCAGAACAGAACGCGCGACTGGCGGCGGAGACCATTGACATCACATTGCCAGGACGACACAGAGATGTTGGCGCAGTTCATCCAATTTCCCGGGTGATTCGCGACATTGAGGACATTTTCTTGGGCATGGGATTTATGATTGCGGATGGGCCAGAGGTCGAGACGGATCGCTATAATTTTGAAATGCTCAACCTTCCAAAAGATCACCCTGCGCGGGATATGCAGGACACGTTTTACATCACGGAAGAGCTCTTGATGCGGACCCACACTTCGCCGATGCAAGTGCGCACGATGGAACAAATGCATCCGCATGCGCCGATTAAGGTGATTGTTCCGGGGCGTGTCTATCGTCGGGACGAAGACGATGCGACGCACTCGCACGCGTTTACCCAGATTGAGGGGCTGGTCGTCGACAAGGGCATCCGGATGAGTGACCTCAAGGGCGTGCTGGAGGCGTTTGCGAAGGCGCTGTTCGGTGAACATCAGCGCGTTCGGTTGCGCCCAAGTTATTTCCCGTTTACAGAGCCAAGCGCCGAAGTCGATCTCGTCTGTGTCCACTGTCAGGGCCACGGTTGCCGCGTCTGTAAGGATACTGGGTGGATTGAGATTCTCGGTGCGGGCATGGTCCATCCGCGCGTGCTCGATATGGCTGGATACGACAGTTCAATTTACAGTGGTTTTGCGTTCGGCATGGGCCCAGAGCGCATTGCGATGTTGAAATATGGCATTACGGATATTCGTCAGTTGTACCAGAACGACCTCCGGTTGTTGCGCCAATTTGCGAAGGTATGA
- a CDS encoding transposase, with protein MYILQPSLFSFEDWLEIDSSDRLPLFFAVLDLQPYASKLRKQSPQGAKPMNREAILRALLAAPLEGISTFTRLHERLALDICFRYQCGFRIDEAAPSVSTLSRVFSAVVELGLAEKLFIDLVSQCKEASIINGRHLAVDSAAVKSYEKKQPKSKSQETGNANWGAKYDTFGNKLAWFGYKFHLAVDTASELPVALDVTPANVFDGEMAAPLLEHVVTTHGWKIDFVMMDAGYDQVKNYETVRQYGAQAIIAMNKRGEKEPPEGIASDGTPRCTMGYNMVYWGADGDRLKFRCPHAVGKVDCPLGIAACSESNYGMVVKKRITEDIRRYCTPHRGTQNWKLLYNERTAVERCNARLKTNLTANDVHVRGIRKVKAYMFLNAIVLLASALAVNHIERHKKTA; from the coding sequence ATGTATATTCTCCAACCATCGCTCTTTTCCTTTGAAGACTGGTTAGAAATTGACTCCAGCGATCGTCTGCCCTTGTTCTTTGCTGTCTTGGATTTACAACCCTATGCTTCAAAATTGAGAAAACAGTCACCCCAAGGCGCGAAACCTATGAATCGTGAAGCGATTCTGCGTGCATTGCTGGCTGCTCCGCTTGAAGGAATCTCAACGTTCACAAGGCTTCATGAACGGTTGGCGCTAGATATATGCTTTCGCTACCAGTGTGGGTTTCGAATCGACGAAGCAGCCCCGTCGGTCTCCACACTGAGTCGCGTGTTTTCAGCCGTTGTTGAGTTGGGTCTCGCTGAGAAGCTCTTCATTGACCTGGTTAGTCAATGTAAAGAAGCGAGCATCATCAACGGACGCCATTTGGCTGTGGACAGTGCCGCCGTGAAGTCCTACGAGAAAAAACAACCTAAGTCCAAGAGCCAGGAAACGGGCAATGCCAACTGGGGCGCAAAATACGATACCTTTGGCAACAAGCTTGCTTGGTTCGGATACAAATTCCACTTGGCTGTGGACACCGCGAGTGAACTGCCAGTTGCTTTGGATGTCACACCAGCGAACGTCTTTGATGGTGAGATGGCGGCGCCATTGCTGGAACACGTCGTGACGACGCACGGTTGGAAAATCGACTTTGTCATGATGGATGCTGGATATGATCAAGTCAAAAACTATGAAACGGTTCGTCAATATGGTGCACAGGCGATTATCGCGATGAACAAGCGCGGTGAAAAAGAACCGCCTGAAGGAATCGCATCGGACGGGACGCCGCGTTGCACGATGGGATATAACATGGTGTATTGGGGTGCGGACGGTGACCGACTAAAGTTTCGCTGTCCGCACGCGGTTGGGAAGGTGGATTGTCCGCTTGGAATCGCGGCATGTTCCGAATCCAACTACGGTATGGTGGTCAAAAAGCGGATCACAGAAGATATTCGGCGGTACTGCACACCACACCGAGGCACGCAGAATTGGAAGTTGTTATACAACGAGCGAACTGCTGTAGAGCGTTGCAACGCAAGGCTTAAGACAAATTTGACGGCAAACGACGTCCATGTCCGAGGCATCCGAAAAGTAAAGGCGTACATGTTCCTCAACGCGATCGTGTTACTTGCATCGGCACTAGCTGTGAACCATATCGAACGACACAAGAAAACTGCATAA
- a CDS encoding ABC transporter permease subunit: MAPRRLYIQYLLRPALILVFSYLSIQVGQLLGSTIIVENIFAYEGVGSLAIHALSTRDLPLLQGCIFVPAIIFLALRFVTDLVQPWLDPRLQQAGRRVSA, encoded by the coding sequence TTGGCGCCAAGGCGTCTGTACATTCAGTATTTGCTGCGCCCTGCGTTGATTTTAGTCTTCTCCTATTTGTCGATTCAAGTTGGTCAGTTGCTCGGAAGCACGATTATTGTGGAGAACATCTTTGCGTATGAAGGGGTCGGGAGTCTGGCAATCCATGCTTTGTCCACGCGGGACTTGCCGCTGCTTCAAGGCTGTATTTTTGTGCCCGCGATAATCTTTTTGGCGTTGCGATTTGTCACTGATCTCGTCCAGCCGTGGCTGGATCCGCGCCTTCAGCAGGCAGGGCGGAGGGTAAGCGCATGA
- a CDS encoding ABC transporter permease family protein, with protein sequence MMLSVIQAVRRLFGDFMVLLAVSVLLFVVSKLMGDPSYSILSIDATQSQRAAFRAEIGWNQSFWAQLLHYVGRTVTGHFGNSYEMQQPVSQILVPYVWGTIKLVGLSLPLGMIGGIVFAFLSLWASDRTERMFQRFLLLLYSLPGFVPVILAIEIFGVKLKWFPPSGS encoded by the coding sequence ATGATGCTTTCTGTCATCCAAGCCGTCAGACGTCTGTTTGGCGACTTCATGGTCCTGTTGGCGGTTTCCGTCTTACTCTTTGTCGTCAGCAAACTGATGGGCGATCCCTCTTATTCTATCTTGTCTATCGATGCGACACAGTCGCAAAGGGCTGCGTTTCGGGCGGAAATTGGCTGGAATCAATCGTTTTGGGCGCAATTGCTGCACTACGTGGGACGCACGGTAACAGGTCATTTTGGGAACTCGTATGAAATGCAACAGCCTGTCAGTCAGATTCTCGTGCCGTATGTCTGGGGGACCATTAAATTAGTTGGTTTGTCGTTGCCACTGGGAATGATCGGGGGAATTGTCTTCGCGTTTCTCAGTTTGTGGGCATCGGACAGAACTGAACGCATGTTTCAGCGGTTTCTATTATTGCTGTATTCACTGCCAGGTTTTGTTCCGGTCATTTTGGCGATTGAGATTTTCGGCGTCAAGTTGAAGTGGTTCCCGCCTTCGGGTAGTTAA
- the purK gene encoding 5-(carboxyamino)imidazole ribonucleotide synthase — protein MEVSPVLRDAKSNDVTSVILPPATIGILGGGQLGRMMALAGRALGYRFTVLDPTPDCPTAHVADKQVVAAFSDIEAARRLAEASDVVTYEFENVDADVAQALETFSRVPQGSTLLATTQHRVREKTSLSDAGIPVTPFVPIFSFEDFENATTTLGPKIVVKTSRGGYDGKGQWMIHSPADLSAHRAEWEEIFVVNRDSGSSLAPLIAEQFIPFRGELSVVVARNARGEVKAFPPAENQHVNHILHLSIVPARFPEPLLHQAQVLAEQIAQAMEIVGLLAVEMFVTEDGQLFVNELAPRPHNSGHYTMDACVTSQFEQHIRAICNLPLGDVSLLTPVVMVNVLGQHLEEVLARMSTLPGHVKVHLYGKAEARTDRKMGHLNVLCDHVDEALNWIDKQEIWN, from the coding sequence ATGGAGGTGAGCCCGGTGCTTCGTGACGCAAAATCCAATGATGTGACCTCCGTGATTTTGCCGCCTGCCACAATTGGCATTTTGGGTGGCGGCCAGCTCGGTCGAATGATGGCGCTCGCTGGGCGGGCTTTAGGTTATCGCTTTACGGTTCTTGATCCGACACCGGACTGCCCTACTGCCCATGTTGCGGACAAGCAGGTCGTCGCGGCGTTCTCGGATATCGAAGCGGCTCGGCGACTCGCGGAAGCGTCGGACGTGGTGACGTATGAATTTGAGAACGTCGACGCCGACGTGGCGCAAGCGCTGGAGACGTTCAGCCGTGTGCCACAGGGGAGTACACTTTTGGCGACGACACAACATCGCGTACGCGAAAAGACGTCGCTTTCCGACGCTGGCATCCCAGTGACCCCGTTTGTACCCATTTTTTCATTCGAGGATTTCGAGAACGCAACGACAACACTCGGCCCAAAAATCGTGGTCAAAACGTCCCGCGGTGGATATGACGGCAAAGGGCAGTGGATGATTCATTCACCTGCTGACCTTTCGGCGCATCGCGCGGAATGGGAAGAGATTTTCGTTGTAAATCGCGATAGCGGCAGTTCGTTGGCCCCTTTGATTGCGGAACAGTTTATCCCGTTTCGCGGGGAATTGTCTGTCGTGGTCGCGAGGAATGCAAGGGGAGAAGTGAAGGCGTTCCCACCTGCGGAAAACCAGCACGTCAATCACATTCTGCATCTCTCCATTGTGCCTGCGAGATTCCCGGAACCCTTACTCCATCAGGCGCAGGTGCTTGCTGAGCAAATCGCGCAGGCGATGGAGATTGTTGGATTGCTTGCCGTGGAGATGTTCGTTACAGAAGACGGGCAGTTGTTCGTCAATGAACTCGCTCCCCGACCGCACAACAGTGGGCATTATACAATGGACGCCTGTGTGACCAGTCAGTTTGAGCAGCACATTCGCGCTATCTGTAACCTCCCGTTGGGAGATGTCTCTTTGCTGACGCCGGTCGTGATGGTCAATGTCCTCGGGCAGCATTTAGAAGAAGTATTGGCCCGAATGTCGACGTTGCCAGGACATGTCAAAGTGCATTTGTATGGAAAGGCAGAGGCGAGGACGGATCGGAAAATGGGACATTTGAATGTGTTGTGCGATCACGTTGACGAGGCACTCAACTGGATTGACAAACAGGAGATTTGGAATTAA
- the purE gene encoding 5-(carboxyamino)imidazole ribonucleotide mutase, which yields MAYCNDCELGRRNTVTKPVVGVIMGSQSDWDTMVHACTVLDELEVPYEKKVVSAHRTPDYMFEYAATARARGLQVIIAGAGGAAHLPGMVAAKTDLPVIGVPVKTSTLQGLESLLSIVQMPGGVPVATMAIGRAGATNAGLFAARLLAVSDDALASRYAARRETIERQVLDGGEPGAS from the coding sequence ATGGCGTATTGTAACGATTGTGAGTTAGGAAGGAGAAACACCGTGACCAAGCCAGTGGTCGGCGTCATCATGGGAAGTCAGTCTGATTGGGATACTATGGTGCACGCGTGCACGGTACTGGACGAGTTAGAGGTCCCGTACGAGAAGAAGGTCGTGTCCGCGCACCGTACACCCGATTATATGTTTGAATACGCTGCTACGGCTCGTGCCAGGGGGTTACAGGTCATTATCGCGGGTGCTGGCGGTGCCGCACACCTACCAGGCATGGTAGCAGCCAAGACAGATTTACCGGTCATCGGCGTACCAGTAAAAACGTCGACACTTCAAGGATTGGAGTCGCTGTTGTCCATCGTACAGATGCCGGGGGGGGTACCTGTCGCCACAATGGCGATTGGTCGCGCTGGTGCGACAAACGCTGGGTTGTTTGCTGCGCGGTTGTTGGCGGTCTCTGATGATGCGCTCGCCAGTCGCTATGCAGCGCGCCGTGAAACCATTGAGCGGCAAGTGCTGGATGGAGGTGAGCCCGGTGCTTCGTGA
- a CDS encoding class I fructose-bisphosphate aldolase, which yields MIETIRQYLGEEADYLLNHKAESIPQSTITTPSPTYLDDVFTYTNRNNQVLRSLQSLYGTGRLANTGYVSILPVDQGIEHSAGASFAKNPIYFDAENIVKLAIEGGCNGVASTLGVLALTSRKYAHKIPYIVKVNHNEMLSYPNKYDQVMFASVKQAWNLGAAGIGATIYFGSPESTRQLQEVSEAFALAHELGMFTILWCYLRNEAFVKDGVDYHTAADLTGQANHLGVTIEADIIKQKLPTVNGGYTALNMGESSYGKTDKRIYSELTTDHPIDLTRYQVANCYMGKIGLISSGGASGANDFAEAVKTAVINKRAGGMGLISGRKAFQRPMDEGVKLLNAIQDVYLCEDVTLA from the coding sequence GTGATTGAAACCATTCGACAGTATCTGGGCGAAGAGGCAGACTACCTATTAAATCACAAGGCAGAGAGCATTCCACAATCCACCATCACCACGCCGTCCCCGACCTACCTTGACGACGTCTTTACATACACCAATCGCAACAATCAGGTGCTGCGCAGTTTGCAATCCTTGTACGGAACCGGGCGTTTGGCGAACACGGGATACGTGTCCATCCTGCCGGTTGACCAAGGGATTGAGCACTCAGCTGGCGCCTCGTTTGCGAAGAATCCGATTTACTTTGATGCAGAAAACATTGTGAAACTGGCGATTGAGGGCGGTTGCAATGGTGTGGCATCGACGCTTGGCGTTCTGGCGTTGACCAGCCGGAAGTACGCACACAAGATTCCGTATATCGTCAAGGTCAATCACAATGAGATGCTCAGTTATCCGAACAAGTATGACCAGGTGATGTTCGCTTCGGTGAAGCAGGCTTGGAATCTCGGCGCTGCGGGTATTGGTGCGACGATTTACTTTGGGTCTCCGGAATCTACGCGTCAACTCCAAGAGGTGAGCGAGGCGTTTGCGCTGGCGCACGAATTGGGGATGTTTACCATTCTTTGGTGCTACCTGCGCAACGAAGCGTTTGTCAAAGATGGCGTGGATTATCACACCGCTGCAGACCTGACTGGACAGGCGAACCACCTCGGTGTCACGATTGAGGCGGACATTATCAAGCAAAAACTACCGACGGTCAATGGCGGTTACACCGCGTTGAATATGGGCGAAAGCAGCTACGGAAAGACCGACAAGCGGATTTATTCCGAGTTGACGACAGATCACCCAATTGACCTGACACGCTATCAGGTCGCTAACTGCTATATGGGTAAAATTGGCTTGATTAGCTCTGGCGGCGCTTCTGGCGCGAACGATTTCGCTGAGGCTGTGAAGACGGCGGTTATCAACAAGCGCGCTGGTGGGATGGGTCTGATTTCGGGCCGCAAAGCGTTCCAACGTCCAATGGACGAGGGCGTTAAGCTCTTGAATGCCATCCAAGATGTCTACCTCTGTGAAGACGTCACGTTGGCATAA
- the pfkA gene encoding 6-phosphofructokinase gives MRKIAVLTSGGDAPGMNAGVRAVVRTAIYHGLEVVGIRRGYAGLLDGDVKPMPLESVGDIIQRGGTCLYTARCLEFLTEDGQRRGYERLTDLGVEGLIVFGGDGSFRGAQKLHQLGIKTIGVPSTIDNDIGACDANIGFDTAVQTAIDAIDKIRDTATSHERTYVIEVMGRSAGHIALAAGLAGGAESVLVPEVPYKLEDVVAKLQRGVARGKKHSIIVVAEGAGNGAEIGRYIEQHTGFDTRVTVLGHVQRGGAPSAADRVLASRLGAHAVELVMAGVSGHMAATKNGELTSVPFDEVFRAERKPSHAVYQLADILSI, from the coding sequence ATCCGAAAAATTGCTGTATTGACAAGTGGGGGCGACGCGCCGGGTATGAACGCTGGCGTGCGCGCAGTCGTCCGAACGGCGATTTATCATGGACTTGAGGTCGTGGGGATCCGCCGGGGATATGCGGGACTTCTCGACGGGGACGTAAAACCGATGCCACTGGAGTCTGTCGGTGACATCATTCAACGCGGGGGGACCTGTCTCTACACGGCTCGCTGCCTTGAGTTCTTGACGGAGGATGGGCAACGTCGCGGATATGAGCGTCTAACCGACTTGGGCGTGGAAGGTTTGATTGTGTTTGGCGGAGACGGGAGTTTTCGCGGGGCACAGAAGTTGCACCAACTCGGCATCAAAACCATCGGCGTTCCAAGCACCATTGACAACGATATCGGTGCTTGTGATGCGAACATTGGGTTTGATACGGCAGTGCAAACGGCGATTGACGCGATTGACAAAATCCGCGATACCGCGACGTCACATGAACGGACCTACGTTATCGAAGTGATGGGGCGCAGTGCCGGGCACATTGCGCTCGCGGCAGGGTTGGCCGGCGGAGCCGAATCTGTTTTGGTGCCGGAGGTGCCTTACAAGCTTGAAGACGTCGTGGCGAAGCTGCAGCGCGGTGTCGCGCGCGGCAAGAAACACTCCATCATCGTCGTCGCAGAGGGTGCGGGCAACGGTGCGGAAATTGGTCGGTACATCGAACAGCACACGGGGTTCGATACGCGCGTGACCGTGCTTGGCCACGTGCAGCGCGGTGGTGCGCCGAGTGCGGCGGATCGAGTGTTGGCAAGCCGTCTAGGTGCGCACGCTGTCGAGTTGGTGATGGCTGGCGTATCCGGACACATGGCAGCCACCAAAAATGGCGAGTTGACTTCTGTACCGTTTGATGAGGTGTTTCGCGCTGAACGAAAGCCCTCTCATGCGGTCTATCAACTAGCAGATATTCTGTCTATTTAA